In Triticum urartu cultivar G1812 chromosome 6, Tu2.1, whole genome shotgun sequence, the following proteins share a genomic window:
- the LOC125512357 gene encoding peptidyl-prolyl cis-trans isomerase CYP95 isoform X4, whose product MTIEKMGRKKNPIVFLDVSIGDGPDERMIFELFANVAPLTAENFRALCTGEMGIGQSTKKPLYYKGSTFHRVIKGFMAQGGDFSNGDGNGGESIYGEQFEEDENFVLRHDDRGLLSMANAGRNTNGSQFFITFKPNSHLDRKNTVFGKLILGNDVLKRIEHVDVDGSTNKPIVPVRIVDCGELVDGKGRGSFSTENDKKKVKSKLSIDSSEDEGNEEKHKGRRKKSLKRRKKKRRYSSSESETSSESESSDSESESDYSSESSDISSSSDDKRRRRKRHSKKDKRKHGKRRRDRRREKRRRKRDRKSKQKSKRMVESDSETGNASDGSSEDARRKRQRHGRKSKATSQISAEDHTAVAALKDATSTQEKIGTPRSLAQEDKSPLENGEMRTNGVTDSKSERKAGIMPVLTGNRSKSRSQSTSANHSMSKSMSVSPRSPIKRSNVSLERLVSPSPVHQRSRSPVHASKQKESRSPPGQRNMSMSPHRRSPSKSPPGRASRSPVVRRNRSPVEVRTRSISRSSARSLQRRSPSRSPERTHVRKSVSPSPTPMEKGKSISRTSARSPLHKGFSRSPDMPPRKTTSRSPQRNAHRNFSRSPVGSSRRSLTPVRGGRSRRNASRSPSPPRRAVSPPNHGRSPSRSVSPDGSKRIRRGRGFTQRYSFARQYRSPSVDRSHRYGGRGDRDRYISHRGTRYRSPPRRYRSPPRRASPRYRRRSRSVSRSPPAYRDRARGGGYSRSPVRSRSPPAGKPSSRGDRARSLSRSRSLSGSRSRSPPPVQDCSPLASPFPKHASNDRSRSMSVSPEGKKGLVSYGDGSPDSAGK is encoded by the exons ATGACCATCGAGAAGATGGGTAGAAAGAAGAATCCAATTGTCTTTCTGGATGTATCGATAGGTGATGGGCCTGACGAAAGAATGATATTTGAG CTGTTTGCTAATGTTGCTCCCCTTACAGCAGAGAACTTCAGAGCATTATGCACAG GTGAGATGGGAATTGGACAATCAACTAAGAAGCCATTATATTACAAGGGATCAACATTCCACCGTGTCATCAAGGGGTTCATGGCACAA GGTGGCGACTTCTCAAATGGAGACG GAAATGGTGGAGAAAGTATATACGGCGAACAATTTGAAG aag ATGAAAATTTTGTGCTACGCCATGATGACCGGGGTCTCTTGTCAATGGCAAATGCTGGACGTAATACCAATGGCTCCCAGTTCTTCATTACGTTCAAGCCTAATTCTCATCTTGACAG GAAgaacactgtttttggcaagctTATTCTTGGAAATGATGTGCTGAAGAGGATTGAGCATGTTGATGTGGATGGTTCTACTAATAAGCCTATCGTTCCAGTAAGAATAGTGGATTGTGGGGAGCTTGTTGATGGTAAAGGCCGGGGATCTTTCTCAACTGAAAATG ATAAAAAGAAAGTTAAGTCAAAGTTGTCCATTGATTCATCTGAAGACGAAGGTAATGAAGAAAAACACAAGGGCCGTCGCAAGAAATCTTTGAAGAGGAGAAAGAAGAAGAGAAGATACTCTTCTTCAGAATCAGAAACCTCATCTGAGTCTGAGTCGTCAGATTCTGAGAGTGAATCAGATTACTCCAGCGAGTCGTCTGACATCAGCAGCTCAAGTGATGACAAGCGGAGACGAAGGAAGAGACACTCCAAGAAGGATAAACGCAAGCATGGGAAAAGAAGGCGAGATCGCAGGCGCGAGAAAAGACGTAGAAAGCGTGACAGGAAATCAAAGCAGAAGTCAAAAAG GATGGTAGAGAGTGACAGTGAAACTGGAAATGCGAGTGATGGCAGCTCTGAGGATGCCAGAAGAAAGCGGCAACGCCATGGAAGGAAATCTAAGGCCACATCTCAAATTTCTG CTGAAGATCACACAGCAGTAGCTGCTCTGAAGGATGCCACTTCAACTCAGGAAAAGATTGGAACACCAAGGAGTCTGGCACAAGAAGACAAATCTCCACTGGAGAATGGCGAGATGCGCACAAATGGTGTTACTGACTCCAAATCTGAAAGGAAGGCCGGTATCATGCCTGTTCTAACTGGCAACCGAAGCAAATCTAG GAGCCAGAGCACGAGTGCTAATCACTCcatgagcaagagcatgagtgtAAGTCCCAGAAGCCCAATCAAAAGGTCAAACGTCAGCCTGGAGAGATTGGTAAGCCCGAGTCCTGTTCATCAGCGTAGTAGAAGTCCTGTCCATGCTTCCAAACAAAAAGAAAGCAGGAGCCCACCCGGACAGAGGAATATGAGCATGAGTCCTCATCGAAGAAGCCCCAGCAAGAGCCCACCTGGAAGGGCAAGCAGAAGTCCTGTTGTCCGCAGGAACAGGAGTCCTGTTGAAGTTCGGACAAGAAGCATTAGCAGGAGCTCAGCTAGGTCCTTGCAGCGAAGAAGTCCAAGTAGGAGCCCGGAAAGAACCCATGTGCGAAAAAGTGTCAGTCCAAGCCCCACACCTATGGAGAAGGGAAAAAGCATTAGCCGAACTTCTGCAAGATCTCCACTCCACAAGGGTTTTAGCCGGAGCCCTGATATGCCTCCCAGAAAGACTACAAGCAGAAGCCCTCAAAGGAATGCTCATAGAAACTTTAGCAGGAGCCCTGTGGGATCTTCTAGAAGAAGCTTGACCCCTGTACGAGGTGGTCGATCTCGCAGGAACGCCAGCAGAAGTCCTAGCCCACCTCGCAGGGCAGTATCACCACCCAATCACGGTAGGAGCCCATCTAGGAGTGTCTCTCCCGATGGATCAAAACGCATAAGAAGAGGGAGGGGCTTTACTCAACGTTACTCATTTGCCAGACAGTATCGTTCACCTTCTGTTGATCGTTCTCACCGCTATGGTGGAAGAGGTGATCGTGACAG GTATATCAGTCACAGGGGCACTCGTTATCGATCACCTCCAAGACGATACAGAAGCCCACCAAGAAGAGCATCACCAAG GTACAGAAGGAGGAGCCGAAGCGTGTCACGCAGCCCACCAGCTTATCGAGACCGTGCAAGGGGAGGTGGCTACAGCAGGAGTCCAGTACGTAGTCGTTCGCCTCCTGCTGGGAAACCAAGTTCCCGAGGTGATCGTGCACGGTCGCTCTCCAGGAGCAGGAGCCTGTCTGGGTCAAGATCAAGGTCCCCACCACCTGTGCAGGATTGCTCCCCCCTTGCCTCCCCATTTCCAAAACATGCAAGTAACGACAGGTCCCGGTCTATGTCGGTGAGTCCTGAAGGGAAGAAGGGTTTGGTTTCCTATGGAGATGGCTCCCCTGATTCTGCTGGGAAGTAG
- the LOC125512357 gene encoding peptidyl-prolyl cis-trans isomerase CYP95 isoform X3 has protein sequence MTIEKMGRKKNPIVFLDVSIGDGPDERMIFELFANVAPLTAENFRALCTGEMGIGQSTKKPLYYKGSTFHRVIKGFMAQGGDFSNGDGNGGESIYGEQFEEDENFVLRHDDRGLLSMANAGRNTNGSQFFITFKPNSHLDRKNTVFGKLILGNDVLKRIEHVDVDGSTNKPIVPVRIVDCGELVDGKGRGSFSTENDKKKVKSKLSIDSSEDEGNEEKHKGRRKKSLKRRKKKRRYSSSESETSSESESSDSESESDYSSESSDISSSSDDKRRRRKRHSKKDKRKHGKRRRDRRREKRRRKRDRKSKQKSKRMVESDSETGNASDGSSEDARRKRQRHGRKSKATSQISAEDHTAVAALKDATSTQEKIGTPRSLAQEDKSPLENGEMRTNGVTDSKSERKAGIMPVLTGNRSKSRSQSTSANHSMSKSMSVSPRSPIKRSNVSLERLVSPSPVHQRSRSPVHASKQKESRSPPGQRNMSMSPHRRSPSKSPPGRASRSPVVRRNRSPVEVRTRSISRSSARSLQRRSPSRSPERTHVRKSVSPSPTPMEKGKSISRTSARSPLHKGFSRSPDMPPRKTTSRSPQRNAHRNFSRSPVGSSRRSLTPVRGGRSRRNASRSPSPPRRAVSPPNHGRSPSRSVSPDGSKRIRRGRGFTQRYSFARQYRSPSVDRSHRYGGRGDRDRYISHRGTRYRSPPRRYRSPPRRASPSRYRRRSRSVSRSPPAYRDRARGGGYSRSPVRSRSPPAGKPSSRGDRARSLSRSRSLSGSRSRSPPPVQDCSPLASPFPKHASNDRSRSMSVSPEGKKGLVSYGDGSPDSAGK, from the exons ATGACCATCGAGAAGATGGGTAGAAAGAAGAATCCAATTGTCTTTCTGGATGTATCGATAGGTGATGGGCCTGACGAAAGAATGATATTTGAG CTGTTTGCTAATGTTGCTCCCCTTACAGCAGAGAACTTCAGAGCATTATGCACAG GTGAGATGGGAATTGGACAATCAACTAAGAAGCCATTATATTACAAGGGATCAACATTCCACCGTGTCATCAAGGGGTTCATGGCACAA GGTGGCGACTTCTCAAATGGAGACG GAAATGGTGGAGAAAGTATATACGGCGAACAATTTGAAG aag ATGAAAATTTTGTGCTACGCCATGATGACCGGGGTCTCTTGTCAATGGCAAATGCTGGACGTAATACCAATGGCTCCCAGTTCTTCATTACGTTCAAGCCTAATTCTCATCTTGACAG GAAgaacactgtttttggcaagctTATTCTTGGAAATGATGTGCTGAAGAGGATTGAGCATGTTGATGTGGATGGTTCTACTAATAAGCCTATCGTTCCAGTAAGAATAGTGGATTGTGGGGAGCTTGTTGATGGTAAAGGCCGGGGATCTTTCTCAACTGAAAATG ATAAAAAGAAAGTTAAGTCAAAGTTGTCCATTGATTCATCTGAAGACGAAGGTAATGAAGAAAAACACAAGGGCCGTCGCAAGAAATCTTTGAAGAGGAGAAAGAAGAAGAGAAGATACTCTTCTTCAGAATCAGAAACCTCATCTGAGTCTGAGTCGTCAGATTCTGAGAGTGAATCAGATTACTCCAGCGAGTCGTCTGACATCAGCAGCTCAAGTGATGACAAGCGGAGACGAAGGAAGAGACACTCCAAGAAGGATAAACGCAAGCATGGGAAAAGAAGGCGAGATCGCAGGCGCGAGAAAAGACGTAGAAAGCGTGACAGGAAATCAAAGCAGAAGTCAAAAAG GATGGTAGAGAGTGACAGTGAAACTGGAAATGCGAGTGATGGCAGCTCTGAGGATGCCAGAAGAAAGCGGCAACGCCATGGAAGGAAATCTAAGGCCACATCTCAAATTTCTG CTGAAGATCACACAGCAGTAGCTGCTCTGAAGGATGCCACTTCAACTCAGGAAAAGATTGGAACACCAAGGAGTCTGGCACAAGAAGACAAATCTCCACTGGAGAATGGCGAGATGCGCACAAATGGTGTTACTGACTCCAAATCTGAAAGGAAGGCCGGTATCATGCCTGTTCTAACTGGCAACCGAAGCAAATCTAG GAGCCAGAGCACGAGTGCTAATCACTCcatgagcaagagcatgagtgtAAGTCCCAGAAGCCCAATCAAAAGGTCAAACGTCAGCCTGGAGAGATTGGTAAGCCCGAGTCCTGTTCATCAGCGTAGTAGAAGTCCTGTCCATGCTTCCAAACAAAAAGAAAGCAGGAGCCCACCCGGACAGAGGAATATGAGCATGAGTCCTCATCGAAGAAGCCCCAGCAAGAGCCCACCTGGAAGGGCAAGCAGAAGTCCTGTTGTCCGCAGGAACAGGAGTCCTGTTGAAGTTCGGACAAGAAGCATTAGCAGGAGCTCAGCTAGGTCCTTGCAGCGAAGAAGTCCAAGTAGGAGCCCGGAAAGAACCCATGTGCGAAAAAGTGTCAGTCCAAGCCCCACACCTATGGAGAAGGGAAAAAGCATTAGCCGAACTTCTGCAAGATCTCCACTCCACAAGGGTTTTAGCCGGAGCCCTGATATGCCTCCCAGAAAGACTACAAGCAGAAGCCCTCAAAGGAATGCTCATAGAAACTTTAGCAGGAGCCCTGTGGGATCTTCTAGAAGAAGCTTGACCCCTGTACGAGGTGGTCGATCTCGCAGGAACGCCAGCAGAAGTCCTAGCCCACCTCGCAGGGCAGTATCACCACCCAATCACGGTAGGAGCCCATCTAGGAGTGTCTCTCCCGATGGATCAAAACGCATAAGAAGAGGGAGGGGCTTTACTCAACGTTACTCATTTGCCAGACAGTATCGTTCACCTTCTGTTGATCGTTCTCACCGCTATGGTGGAAGAGGTGATCGTGACAG GTATATCAGTCACAGGGGCACTCGTTATCGATCACCTCCAAGACGATACAGAAGCCCACCAAGAAGAGCATCACCAAG CAGGTACAGAAGGAGGAGCCGAAGCGTGTCACGCAGCCCACCAGCTTATCGAGACCGTGCAAGGGGAGGTGGCTACAGCAGGAGTCCAGTACGTAGTCGTTCGCCTCCTGCTGGGAAACCAAGTTCCCGAGGTGATCGTGCACGGTCGCTCTCCAGGAGCAGGAGCCTGTCTGGGTCAAGATCAAGGTCCCCACCACCTGTGCAGGATTGCTCCCCCCTTGCCTCCCCATTTCCAAAACATGCAAGTAACGACAGGTCCCGGTCTATGTCGGTGAGTCCTGAAGGGAAGAAGGGTTTGGTTTCCTATGGAGATGGCTCCCCTGATTCTGCTGGGAAGTAG
- the LOC125512357 gene encoding peptidyl-prolyl cis-trans isomerase CYP95 isoform X1 gives MTIEKMGRKKNPIVFLDVSIGDGPDERMIFELFANVAPLTAENFRALCTGEMGIGQSTKKPLYYKGSTFHRVIKGFMAQGGDFSNGDGNGGESIYGEQFEEDENFVLRHDDRGLLSMANAGRNTNGSQFFITFKPNSHLDRKNTVFGKLILGNDVLKRIEHVDVDGSTNKPIVPVRIVDCGELVDGKGRGSFSTENDKKKVKSKLSIDSSEDEGNEEKHKGRRKKSLKRRKKKRRYSSSESETSSESESSDSESESDYSSESSDISSSSDDKRRRRKRHSKKDKRKHGKRRRDRRREKRRRKRDRKSKQKSKRMVESDSETGNASDGSSEDARRKRQRHGRKSKATSQISAEDHTAVAALKDATSTQEKIGTPRSLAQEDKSPLENGEMRTNGVTDSKSERKAGIMPVLTGNRSKSRSQSTSANHSMSKSMSVSPRSPIKRSNVSLERLVSPSPVHQRSRSPVHASKQKESRSPPGQRNMSMSPHRRSPSKSPPGRASRSPVVRRNRSPVEVRTRSISRSSARSLQRRSPSRSPERTHVRKSVSPSPTPMEKGKSISRTSARSPLHKGFSRSPDMPPRKTTSRSPQRNAHRNFSRSPVGSSRRSLTPVRGGRSRRNASRSPSPPRRAVSPPNHGRSPSRSVSPDGSKRIRRGRGFTQRYSFARQYRSPSVDRSHRYGGRGDRDRYISHRGTRYRSPPRRYRSPPRRASPRSSRYRRRSRSVSRSPPAYRDRARGGGYSRSPVRSRSPPAGKPSSRGDRARSLSRSRSLSGSRSRSPPPVQDCSPLASPFPKHASNDRSRSMSVSPEGKKGLVSYGDGSPDSAGK, from the exons ATGACCATCGAGAAGATGGGTAGAAAGAAGAATCCAATTGTCTTTCTGGATGTATCGATAGGTGATGGGCCTGACGAAAGAATGATATTTGAG CTGTTTGCTAATGTTGCTCCCCTTACAGCAGAGAACTTCAGAGCATTATGCACAG GTGAGATGGGAATTGGACAATCAACTAAGAAGCCATTATATTACAAGGGATCAACATTCCACCGTGTCATCAAGGGGTTCATGGCACAA GGTGGCGACTTCTCAAATGGAGACG GAAATGGTGGAGAAAGTATATACGGCGAACAATTTGAAG aag ATGAAAATTTTGTGCTACGCCATGATGACCGGGGTCTCTTGTCAATGGCAAATGCTGGACGTAATACCAATGGCTCCCAGTTCTTCATTACGTTCAAGCCTAATTCTCATCTTGACAG GAAgaacactgtttttggcaagctTATTCTTGGAAATGATGTGCTGAAGAGGATTGAGCATGTTGATGTGGATGGTTCTACTAATAAGCCTATCGTTCCAGTAAGAATAGTGGATTGTGGGGAGCTTGTTGATGGTAAAGGCCGGGGATCTTTCTCAACTGAAAATG ATAAAAAGAAAGTTAAGTCAAAGTTGTCCATTGATTCATCTGAAGACGAAGGTAATGAAGAAAAACACAAGGGCCGTCGCAAGAAATCTTTGAAGAGGAGAAAGAAGAAGAGAAGATACTCTTCTTCAGAATCAGAAACCTCATCTGAGTCTGAGTCGTCAGATTCTGAGAGTGAATCAGATTACTCCAGCGAGTCGTCTGACATCAGCAGCTCAAGTGATGACAAGCGGAGACGAAGGAAGAGACACTCCAAGAAGGATAAACGCAAGCATGGGAAAAGAAGGCGAGATCGCAGGCGCGAGAAAAGACGTAGAAAGCGTGACAGGAAATCAAAGCAGAAGTCAAAAAG GATGGTAGAGAGTGACAGTGAAACTGGAAATGCGAGTGATGGCAGCTCTGAGGATGCCAGAAGAAAGCGGCAACGCCATGGAAGGAAATCTAAGGCCACATCTCAAATTTCTG CTGAAGATCACACAGCAGTAGCTGCTCTGAAGGATGCCACTTCAACTCAGGAAAAGATTGGAACACCAAGGAGTCTGGCACAAGAAGACAAATCTCCACTGGAGAATGGCGAGATGCGCACAAATGGTGTTACTGACTCCAAATCTGAAAGGAAGGCCGGTATCATGCCTGTTCTAACTGGCAACCGAAGCAAATCTAG GAGCCAGAGCACGAGTGCTAATCACTCcatgagcaagagcatgagtgtAAGTCCCAGAAGCCCAATCAAAAGGTCAAACGTCAGCCTGGAGAGATTGGTAAGCCCGAGTCCTGTTCATCAGCGTAGTAGAAGTCCTGTCCATGCTTCCAAACAAAAAGAAAGCAGGAGCCCACCCGGACAGAGGAATATGAGCATGAGTCCTCATCGAAGAAGCCCCAGCAAGAGCCCACCTGGAAGGGCAAGCAGAAGTCCTGTTGTCCGCAGGAACAGGAGTCCTGTTGAAGTTCGGACAAGAAGCATTAGCAGGAGCTCAGCTAGGTCCTTGCAGCGAAGAAGTCCAAGTAGGAGCCCGGAAAGAACCCATGTGCGAAAAAGTGTCAGTCCAAGCCCCACACCTATGGAGAAGGGAAAAAGCATTAGCCGAACTTCTGCAAGATCTCCACTCCACAAGGGTTTTAGCCGGAGCCCTGATATGCCTCCCAGAAAGACTACAAGCAGAAGCCCTCAAAGGAATGCTCATAGAAACTTTAGCAGGAGCCCTGTGGGATCTTCTAGAAGAAGCTTGACCCCTGTACGAGGTGGTCGATCTCGCAGGAACGCCAGCAGAAGTCCTAGCCCACCTCGCAGGGCAGTATCACCACCCAATCACGGTAGGAGCCCATCTAGGAGTGTCTCTCCCGATGGATCAAAACGCATAAGAAGAGGGAGGGGCTTTACTCAACGTTACTCATTTGCCAGACAGTATCGTTCACCTTCTGTTGATCGTTCTCACCGCTATGGTGGAAGAGGTGATCGTGACAG GTATATCAGTCACAGGGGCACTCGTTATCGATCACCTCCAAGACGATACAGAAGCCCACCAAGAAGAGCATCACCAAG GTCTAGCAGGTACAGAAGGAGGAGCCGAAGCGTGTCACGCAGCCCACCAGCTTATCGAGACCGTGCAAGGGGAGGTGGCTACAGCAGGAGTCCAGTACGTAGTCGTTCGCCTCCTGCTGGGAAACCAAGTTCCCGAGGTGATCGTGCACGGTCGCTCTCCAGGAGCAGGAGCCTGTCTGGGTCAAGATCAAGGTCCCCACCACCTGTGCAGGATTGCTCCCCCCTTGCCTCCCCATTTCCAAAACATGCAAGTAACGACAGGTCCCGGTCTATGTCGGTGAGTCCTGAAGGGAAGAAGGGTTTGGTTTCCTATGGAGATGGCTCCCCTGATTCTGCTGGGAAGTAG
- the LOC125512357 gene encoding peptidyl-prolyl cis-trans isomerase CYP95 isoform X2, producing the protein MTIEKMGRKKNPIVFLDVSIGDGPDERMIFELFANVAPLTAENFRALCTGEMGIGQSTKKPLYYKGSTFHRVIKGFMAQGGDFSNGDGNGGESIYGEQFEDENFVLRHDDRGLLSMANAGRNTNGSQFFITFKPNSHLDRKNTVFGKLILGNDVLKRIEHVDVDGSTNKPIVPVRIVDCGELVDGKGRGSFSTENDKKKVKSKLSIDSSEDEGNEEKHKGRRKKSLKRRKKKRRYSSSESETSSESESSDSESESDYSSESSDISSSSDDKRRRRKRHSKKDKRKHGKRRRDRRREKRRRKRDRKSKQKSKRMVESDSETGNASDGSSEDARRKRQRHGRKSKATSQISAEDHTAVAALKDATSTQEKIGTPRSLAQEDKSPLENGEMRTNGVTDSKSERKAGIMPVLTGNRSKSRSQSTSANHSMSKSMSVSPRSPIKRSNVSLERLVSPSPVHQRSRSPVHASKQKESRSPPGQRNMSMSPHRRSPSKSPPGRASRSPVVRRNRSPVEVRTRSISRSSARSLQRRSPSRSPERTHVRKSVSPSPTPMEKGKSISRTSARSPLHKGFSRSPDMPPRKTTSRSPQRNAHRNFSRSPVGSSRRSLTPVRGGRSRRNASRSPSPPRRAVSPPNHGRSPSRSVSPDGSKRIRRGRGFTQRYSFARQYRSPSVDRSHRYGGRGDRDRYISHRGTRYRSPPRRYRSPPRRASPRSSRYRRRSRSVSRSPPAYRDRARGGGYSRSPVRSRSPPAGKPSSRGDRARSLSRSRSLSGSRSRSPPPVQDCSPLASPFPKHASNDRSRSMSVSPEGKKGLVSYGDGSPDSAGK; encoded by the exons ATGACCATCGAGAAGATGGGTAGAAAGAAGAATCCAATTGTCTTTCTGGATGTATCGATAGGTGATGGGCCTGACGAAAGAATGATATTTGAG CTGTTTGCTAATGTTGCTCCCCTTACAGCAGAGAACTTCAGAGCATTATGCACAG GTGAGATGGGAATTGGACAATCAACTAAGAAGCCATTATATTACAAGGGATCAACATTCCACCGTGTCATCAAGGGGTTCATGGCACAA GGTGGCGACTTCTCAAATGGAGACG GAAATGGTGGAGAAAGTATATACGGCGAACAATTTGAAG ATGAAAATTTTGTGCTACGCCATGATGACCGGGGTCTCTTGTCAATGGCAAATGCTGGACGTAATACCAATGGCTCCCAGTTCTTCATTACGTTCAAGCCTAATTCTCATCTTGACAG GAAgaacactgtttttggcaagctTATTCTTGGAAATGATGTGCTGAAGAGGATTGAGCATGTTGATGTGGATGGTTCTACTAATAAGCCTATCGTTCCAGTAAGAATAGTGGATTGTGGGGAGCTTGTTGATGGTAAAGGCCGGGGATCTTTCTCAACTGAAAATG ATAAAAAGAAAGTTAAGTCAAAGTTGTCCATTGATTCATCTGAAGACGAAGGTAATGAAGAAAAACACAAGGGCCGTCGCAAGAAATCTTTGAAGAGGAGAAAGAAGAAGAGAAGATACTCTTCTTCAGAATCAGAAACCTCATCTGAGTCTGAGTCGTCAGATTCTGAGAGTGAATCAGATTACTCCAGCGAGTCGTCTGACATCAGCAGCTCAAGTGATGACAAGCGGAGACGAAGGAAGAGACACTCCAAGAAGGATAAACGCAAGCATGGGAAAAGAAGGCGAGATCGCAGGCGCGAGAAAAGACGTAGAAAGCGTGACAGGAAATCAAAGCAGAAGTCAAAAAG GATGGTAGAGAGTGACAGTGAAACTGGAAATGCGAGTGATGGCAGCTCTGAGGATGCCAGAAGAAAGCGGCAACGCCATGGAAGGAAATCTAAGGCCACATCTCAAATTTCTG CTGAAGATCACACAGCAGTAGCTGCTCTGAAGGATGCCACTTCAACTCAGGAAAAGATTGGAACACCAAGGAGTCTGGCACAAGAAGACAAATCTCCACTGGAGAATGGCGAGATGCGCACAAATGGTGTTACTGACTCCAAATCTGAAAGGAAGGCCGGTATCATGCCTGTTCTAACTGGCAACCGAAGCAAATCTAG GAGCCAGAGCACGAGTGCTAATCACTCcatgagcaagagcatgagtgtAAGTCCCAGAAGCCCAATCAAAAGGTCAAACGTCAGCCTGGAGAGATTGGTAAGCCCGAGTCCTGTTCATCAGCGTAGTAGAAGTCCTGTCCATGCTTCCAAACAAAAAGAAAGCAGGAGCCCACCCGGACAGAGGAATATGAGCATGAGTCCTCATCGAAGAAGCCCCAGCAAGAGCCCACCTGGAAGGGCAAGCAGAAGTCCTGTTGTCCGCAGGAACAGGAGTCCTGTTGAAGTTCGGACAAGAAGCATTAGCAGGAGCTCAGCTAGGTCCTTGCAGCGAAGAAGTCCAAGTAGGAGCCCGGAAAGAACCCATGTGCGAAAAAGTGTCAGTCCAAGCCCCACACCTATGGAGAAGGGAAAAAGCATTAGCCGAACTTCTGCAAGATCTCCACTCCACAAGGGTTTTAGCCGGAGCCCTGATATGCCTCCCAGAAAGACTACAAGCAGAAGCCCTCAAAGGAATGCTCATAGAAACTTTAGCAGGAGCCCTGTGGGATCTTCTAGAAGAAGCTTGACCCCTGTACGAGGTGGTCGATCTCGCAGGAACGCCAGCAGAAGTCCTAGCCCACCTCGCAGGGCAGTATCACCACCCAATCACGGTAGGAGCCCATCTAGGAGTGTCTCTCCCGATGGATCAAAACGCATAAGAAGAGGGAGGGGCTTTACTCAACGTTACTCATTTGCCAGACAGTATCGTTCACCTTCTGTTGATCGTTCTCACCGCTATGGTGGAAGAGGTGATCGTGACAG GTATATCAGTCACAGGGGCACTCGTTATCGATCACCTCCAAGACGATACAGAAGCCCACCAAGAAGAGCATCACCAAG GTCTAGCAGGTACAGAAGGAGGAGCCGAAGCGTGTCACGCAGCCCACCAGCTTATCGAGACCGTGCAAGGGGAGGTGGCTACAGCAGGAGTCCAGTACGTAGTCGTTCGCCTCCTGCTGGGAAACCAAGTTCCCGAGGTGATCGTGCACGGTCGCTCTCCAGGAGCAGGAGCCTGTCTGGGTCAAGATCAAGGTCCCCACCACCTGTGCAGGATTGCTCCCCCCTTGCCTCCCCATTTCCAAAACATGCAAGTAACGACAGGTCCCGGTCTATGTCGGTGAGTCCTGAAGGGAAGAAGGGTTTGGTTTCCTATGGAGATGGCTCCCCTGATTCTGCTGGGAAGTAG